A part of Chloroflexota bacterium genomic DNA contains:
- a CDS encoding response regulator transcription factor: MTRALIADDHIGFRQSVKRFLASTPGIEVIGEASDGEEAILKARALQPDIVLMDIQMPGTSGLEALRRIRQESPAIKVIMLTIFDERVYREEAQSRGAHGYVVKSSMAKALIPEIQRVMRLADTSEE; encoded by the coding sequence GAGCATTGATCGCGGATGACCACATCGGCTTCCGCCAGAGCGTAAAGCGTTTCCTGGCTTCCACTCCCGGAATCGAGGTCATCGGCGAGGCATCGGATGGCGAGGAGGCCATCCTGAAGGCCCGAGCCCTCCAGCCGGATATCGTGCTGATGGATATTCAGATGCCAGGAACCAGCGGATTAGAAGCCCTGCGCCGAATCAGGCAGGAATCGCCGGCCATCAAAGTCATCATGCTGACCATCTTTGACGAGCGGGTCTATCGAGAGGAAGCACAAAGTCGCGGCGCCCACGGATACGTGGTCAAGTCCTCCATGGCCAAAGCCCTGATCCCGGAGATCCAACGCGTCATGAGACTTGCTGATACAAGTGAGGAGTAA